Proteins found in one Triticum aestivum cultivar Chinese Spring chromosome 4D, IWGSC CS RefSeq v2.1, whole genome shotgun sequence genomic segment:
- the LOC123099332 gene encoding uncharacterized protein has product MADYGYPDGGGEEEPPAPPAYGYPDDDGGGERPPFVLIDPVAYFADRKNSTTAVIDMEAGAPNLRGRLQVTFCAVAPPLVSYFCVHASHMDHTEFPVEPRILATETDGGLVLLCVATADPDHPIQQLSPENCQYFVYDALARKLHQLPQPGFQHRLSELSLAIMRKPNKSSKNTSKHVSLRPQEAEAEADFVVAAQSYIFWGKESPHLCIYDSAVKTWSNKPVVMGSSYPEHHIPSKTLTMGGSNGTVAWVDLWRNIVFCDVLAERPKLSYLNLPSEPGEEDINPRSVRDIAVFGNTIKYVAMLFHPVDTSSSKVPSLRWVATA; this is encoded by the coding sequence ATGGCCGATTACGGCTACcccgacggcggcggcgaagaggaGCCACCGGCTCCTCCCGCCTACGGCTAccccgacgacgacggcggcggcgagcggccgcCCTTCGTCCTCATCGATCCAGTCGCCTACTTCGCCGACCGCAAGAACTCCACCACCGCCGTCATCGATATGGAGGCCGGGGCCCCCAATCTCAGGGGCCGACTCCAGGTCACCTTctgcgccgtcgccccgccgctcGTTTCCTACTTCTGCGTCCACGCCTCCCACATGGACCACACCGAGTTCCCCGTCGAGCCCCGCATCCTGGCCACTGAGACCGACGGCGGCCTCGTCCTCCTATGCGTCGCCACCGCCGACCCCGACCATCCGATCCAGCAGTTGAGTCCCGAAAATTGCCAATACTTCGTCTACGACGCCCTCGCCCGCAAACTTCACCAACTCCCGCAACCCGGCTTCCAACACCGACTCAGCGAGCTCTCGCTCGCCATCATGCGCAAGCCCAACAAAAGCTCCAAAAACACCAGCAAGCACGTCAGCCTACGCCCCCaagaggccgaggccgaggccgactTCGTCGTTGCCGCACAATCCTACATTTTCTGGGGTAAAGAATCTCCTCACCTCTGCATCTATGATTCTGCTGTCAAGACCTGGAGCAACAAGCCGGTGGTGATGGGTTCATCATATCCAGAACACCACATCCCAAGCAAGACACTCACCATGGGAGGAAGCAATGGCACCGTGGCTTGGGTGGATCTCTGGCGCAACATCGTCTTCTGTGACGTTCTCGCCGAACGCCCCAAGCTTAGCTACCTGAATCTGCCGTCCGAACCCGGCGAGGAGGATATCAATCCAAGGTCTGTTCGCGACATTGCGGTCTTTGGCAACACCATCAAGTATGTTGCTATGCTTTTTCACCCCGTCGACACAAGCTCCTCTAAGGTACCCTCCCTTCGTTGGGTGGCCACAGCATAG